In the Desulfitobacterium hafniense DCB-2 genome, GATTGATATAAATGTAGTTGCTGCGGATCTGGACAGCCCTGGTTTTTTCCCAATCCACTTCTCTGAGGGAGTTGCCGTTTTCATCTTTTTTCATGACGGTGTAACCCAGATCTTCCATGACCTTGGTGTTAAGGCCGCCGTATTCTCCCAGAATGGGAGGTACGTTTTCCCCAACAATCAGACCATGATCACTGACGATCAGCACTGTCCAGCCCTCGTCCAGCAGATGAAGGAATTCCCCGAAATAATCGTCGGTTTGGGTATAGAACTTTTCGATGAACCCTTGGTAAACTACTTCATCTGTGTGATCCCATGGCGGCAGGGTCTTGCCCAGATGCCATAACTGGTGACCGGCACAATCGATATTATGAAGATGGGAGAATACGACTTCATACCCTTTTTCTTTAATGCAATGATTGAGACAATCTGCCTGCCACTTATCGTAGATTGCCCAGGAAGGTTCAAAGATTTCCCGAACCAATTCAGCATCTTCTCCGCCAATCAGGCTGACCGGCGGGACATGACCGACATTGTTCACAATATCCTGATAAAGGTCTTTGGTATGCCATAATTGATCATTGCTGATATCAAGAGCATTGCTGATCCAGACTCTCACGTTATTACCCGCCGGATCAAGTTCTAAGATCTTCATGGAACGGCAGGCAGGTTTAGTGACTTCTTTTTTGGTCACATCATCAATAATGCCTGTTACCATTTTGTCTTTCTCTAAAATAACGATGGGCTGTTCCGCTTTTTTGTTCTTGTAAACAGCTACTCGATCGTATTCTCCGTTTTCATTCTTGAGAATCAAAGCAGGGCGTCTTACGATACCGCCGGAGGTCAGAATCGTGAATTCTTTAGCTCCTTCCGGGGCATTGCTCCAGCCTGTCGCCTCCTTGAGAGGAGAGTTGACAATATCATAGGCTACTTTACTGCCGATCACCACTTCGGTATCTTCATCATCCATGACATAGGTACGGATTTCACCGCCTTGGCGGGCAGTATCACCCCACCAAAGTTCCATCATTTCATCATCGACTTCATCATCCAAAGTATCTTCCAAATCCGTAATAATGCAGCCTACCCCTGCCGGCTTATCTACTCTTGGTGCATAGCGGACTTCTTTAATCTCCGGTGAGGCTACAATGACTTTTTCCCAGTCAAGCTGGGCAACACCCATGTTGACAGAACCGGGCTGGGTACCATCGACCACACTTAAATTTTCACTGTGGGAGGTTGGGGGCCAGGAGCTCCCCGGCCAATGCCAGACCAGAGTCTTCAGGCCGGCTTCAGAAGTAATATTCC is a window encoding:
- a CDS encoding alkaline phosphatase family protein; this encodes MKRAALTDKLLVLGVDGMDPRISRKYLAEGKMPNLEKFIAKGSARKDLQLLGAIPTITPPCWTTLATGAYPGTHGITCYWRQSPESLDAVVYNMDSRNCTAEQIWNITSEAGLKTLVWHWPGSSWPPTSHSENLSVVDGTQPGSVNMGVAQLDWEKVIVASPEIKEVRYAPRVDKPAGVGCIITDLEDTLDDEVDDEMMELWWGDTARQGGEIRTYVMDDEDTEVVIGSKVAYDIVNSPLKEATGWSNAPEGAKEFTILTSGGIVRRPALILKNENGEYDRVAVYKNKKAEQPIVILEKDKMVTGIIDDVTKKEVTKPACRSMKILELDPAGNNVRVWISNALDISNDQLWHTKDLYQDIVNNVGHVPPVSLIGGEDAELVREIFEPSWAIYDKWQADCLNHCIKEKGYEVVFSHLHNIDCAGHQLWHLGKTLPPWDHTDEVVYQGFIEKFYTQTDDYFGEFLHLLDEGWTVLIVSDHGLIVGENVPPILGEYGGLNTKVMEDLGYTVMKKDENGNSLREVDWEKTRAVQIRSNYIYINLKGRDKYGIVDPKDKYDLEEQLISDLYNYRDERTGKRVVGICLRNKDAVLIGTNGPECGDIFFSIEEGYNRLHGDSISTSEGYFETSVSPIFVAAGSGIKSGFTTERVIRQVDVAPSVSVLLGLRFPAQCEGAPIYQIFSEDI